In the genome of Leptolyngbya sp. FACHB-261, one region contains:
- the groL gene encoding chaperonin GroEL (60 kDa chaperone family; promotes refolding of misfolded polypeptides especially under stressful conditions; forms two stacked rings of heptamers to form a barrel-shaped 14mer; ends can be capped by GroES; misfolded proteins enter the barrel where they are refolded when GroES binds) has protein sequence MAKKIVFDEESRRALERGVNALANAVRVTLGPKGRNVVLEKKYGAPQIINDGVTIAKEIELEDPLENTGAQLIREVASKTNDVAGDGTTTATVLAQAMINEGLKNVAAGANPISIRRGIEKTVAALVIEIGNQAKPVEGAAIAQVATISAGNDEEVGKMISEAMDKVGKDGVITVEESKSLATELEVVEGMQFDRGYISPYFVTDSERMVTEYENVRILITDKKVNVIQDLVPVLERVARAGQPLMIISEDVEGEALATLVVNKLRGVLNVVAIKAPGFGDRRKAMLQDIAVLTGGQLISEEMGLTLERAELEMLGVARKVTVARDKTTIVAGTDNKADVEKRIAQIRKELDATDSDYDKEKLQERLAKLSGGVAVIKVGAATETELKDRKLRIEDALNATKAAVEEGIVPGGGATLIHLAKKVADIRPSLDKEEQIGADIVAKALEAPLREIANNAGLEGPVIVEKVRDLPFSQGFDALKGEFVDMIASGIVDPAKVARSAIQNAASVAGMVLTTEALVVDKPEKKAAAAPDMGGMGGMGGMGGMGGMM, from the coding sequence ATGGCCAAGAAGATTGTATTTGACGAAGAATCTCGGCGCGCCCTAGAACGCGGGGTCAACGCCTTGGCAAACGCTGTCCGTGTCACCCTCGGTCCCAAGGGCCGCAACGTGGTGCTGGAGAAGAAGTATGGTGCTCCTCAAATCATCAATGATGGTGTCACCATTGCGAAGGAAATTGAGCTAGAAGATCCCCTCGAGAACACGGGTGCTCAGTTGATCCGTGAAGTTGCCTCCAAGACCAACGATGTGGCGGGCGACGGCACCACCACTGCAACGGTGTTGGCTCAGGCAATGATCAATGAAGGTCTCAAGAACGTTGCTGCTGGGGCCAACCCAATCAGCATTCGCCGGGGCATTGAGAAGACAGTTGCTGCCCTAGTAATTGAAATTGGCAACCAAGCGAAGCCGGTTGAGGGCGCTGCCATTGCTCAAGTTGCCACGATCTCTGCAGGCAACGACGAAGAAGTCGGCAAGATGATCTCGGAAGCTATGGACAAAGTGGGCAAAGACGGTGTGATTACCGTTGAAGAGTCCAAGTCCTTAGCGACTGAGCTGGAAGTAGTCGAAGGGATGCAGTTCGACCGGGGTTACATCTCGCCCTACTTCGTGACCGATTCTGAGCGCATGGTTACTGAGTACGAAAATGTGCGCATCTTGATCACTGACAAAAAGGTCAATGTGATTCAGGACCTCGTGCCTGTGCTGGAGCGCGTGGCTCGCGCCGGTCAGCCTCTGATGATCATCTCAGAGGATGTTGAAGGCGAAGCTCTGGCCACCCTGGTGGTCAACAAGCTGCGCGGTGTGCTCAACGTGGTAGCTATAAAAGCTCCTGGCTTTGGCGACCGTCGTAAGGCCATGCTGCAGGACATTGCCGTGCTCACAGGCGGCCAACTGATCTCTGAAGAAATGGGCTTGACCCTAGAGCGCGCTGAGCTGGAAATGCTGGGCGTGGCGCGGAAGGTCACAGTTGCTCGCGACAAGACCACGATTGTGGCTGGCACCGATAACAAAGCCGACGTTGAGAAGCGCATCGCTCAGATCCGCAAGGAACTAGATGCCACCGATTCTGACTACGACAAAGAAAAGCTCCAAGAGCGTTTGGCGAAGCTATCGGGTGGTGTCGCCGTGATCAAGGTCGGCGCTGCGACCGAAACCGAACTTAAAGACCGCAAACTGCGCATCGAAGATGCGCTCAACGCAACCAAAGCTGCAGTTGAAGAAGGCATCGTCCCTGGCGGTGGCGCAACCTTGATCCACCTGGCTAAGAAGGTCGCTGATATTCGTCCTAGCCTCGACAAGGAAGAGCAAATTGGCGCTGATATCGTCGCCAAGGCTCTAGAAGCACCGCTGCGTGAGATTGCTAACAATGCTGGTCTCGAAGGTCCGGTCATCGTCGAAAAGGTGCGTGACCTTCCGTTCAGCCAGGGCTTTGACGCGCTCAAGGGCGAGTTTGTCGACATGATTGCCAGTGGCATTGTCGACCCGGCTAAAGTTGCTCGCTCTGCG
- the groES gene encoding co-chaperone GroES, with translation MASVTLQGGTLKPLGDRILIKIENQEQTTAGGILLPDTVKEKPQVGQVSAVGPGVKTDKGERVVPEVAVGDRVLYSKYAGTEIKADGTEYLLLAEKDILAIVE, from the coding sequence GTGGCTTCTGTGACTTTACAGGGGGGGACCCTCAAGCCCCTGGGCGACCGCATCCTGATCAAGATTGAGAATCAGGAGCAAACGACAGCGGGTGGCATTCTGCTGCCAGACACCGTGAAGGAAAAACCGCAAGTAGGCCAGGTGAGCGCAGTTGGTCCTGGTGTGAAAACCGATAAGGGTGAGCGCGTAGTGCCCGAAGTCGCGGTTGGGGATCGGGTCCTGTACTCCAAGTATGCAGGTACCGAGATCAAGGCAGATGGCACCGAATACCTGCTGTTAGCCGAAAAGGACATTCTGGCGATTGTCGAGTAA
- the trmB gene encoding tRNA (guanosine(46)-N7)-methyltransferase TrmB → MSPVRVREHVNPLSRKYRTAVEPPNWEAIYANPAQPLHLDIGCGKGRFLLALAQQQPDWNLLGLEIREPLVEQANRWGREQGLTNLHYLFCNVNLSLRSLFQPGDLSAVTIQFPDPWFKQRHQKRRVVQPELVTELALLLVPGGRVFVQSDIEAVALQMRERFEADPAFVNLAGTGNWIADNPLGVATERECSTLERGQPVYRAWFERS, encoded by the coding sequence GTGAGCCCCGTTCGCGTTCGTGAGCATGTCAACCCCCTCAGCCGTAAGTACCGCACGGCAGTAGAGCCGCCGAACTGGGAGGCGATCTACGCGAATCCTGCTCAACCTCTGCACCTGGATATTGGCTGTGGCAAAGGCCGTTTTCTGCTGGCTCTGGCCCAGCAGCAGCCGGACTGGAACTTGTTGGGGTTGGAAATCCGTGAGCCCCTGGTAGAGCAGGCAAACCGCTGGGGCCGCGAACAGGGGTTAACTAACCTGCACTATCTGTTTTGCAACGTCAATCTGTCGCTGCGCTCGCTGTTTCAACCCGGTGATTTAAGCGCTGTGACTATTCAGTTTCCCGATCCCTGGTTTAAGCAACGCCATCAGAAACGCCGGGTGGTGCAGCCTGAGCTAGTCACTGAACTAGCGCTGCTCTTGGTGCCCGGTGGTCGAGTATTTGTGCAGTCAGACATAGAAGCGGTAGCACTACAAATGCGGGAGCGCTTTGAGGCTGACCCTGCCTTCGTCAATCTGGCGGGGACTGGCAATTGGATCGCTGATAACCCGCTAGGCGTGGCTACCGAACGGGAGTGCTCTACCCTCGAGCGCGGGCAGCCTGTCTATCGGGCTTGGTTTGAACGTTCGTGA
- the psb34 gene encoding photosystem II assembly protein Psb34: MPYSKDESGLLNNFASEPKMYVAEPPTKSQKRSYLLTIVAAVILIGGLITVAYLASQAA; encoded by the coding sequence ATGCCATACAGCAAAGACGAAAGCGGCCTGCTCAACAATTTTGCCAGTGAGCCCAAGATGTACGTTGCTGAGCCACCCACTAAGTCGCAGAAGCGCAGCTACTTGCTGACCATTGTTGCAGCGGTCATCTTGATAGGGGGGCTGATTACGGTTGCCTACCTGGCATCCCAAGCGGCCTAG
- a CDS encoding DUF1830 domain-containing protein, giving the protein MAQVFDPVPSDGEGKITCCYVNATSKMQIARITNIPNWYFERVVFPGQHLVFEAMSSAQLEIHTGMMASSILSDTISCSRLRLQETPASAATKEAPDSSPASLYSEAVTLPADDTILLRAID; this is encoded by the coding sequence ATGGCTCAAGTTTTTGATCCGGTGCCCAGTGATGGTGAGGGCAAGATTACCTGCTGCTATGTCAACGCCACCAGTAAGATGCAAATTGCTCGCATCACTAACATCCCAAACTGGTACTTTGAACGGGTTGTGTTTCCCGGTCAGCATCTGGTGTTTGAAGCAATGAGCAGTGCCCAGCTAGAGATCCACACTGGCATGATGGCAAGCTCTATTCTCTCAGATACGATCTCTTGTTCGCGGCTGCGACTGCAAGAAACACCGGCATCGGCAGCCACAAAAGAGGCTCCTGATAGCTCCCCCGCCTCACTATATAGTGAGGCCGTCACCCTCCCTGCTGACGACACCATCTTGCTACGCGCTATAGATTAG
- a CDS encoding photosystem II high light acclimation radical SAM protein — MSSSVLPERILYVRLPCNPIFPIGVVYLADHVHKLFPQVQQRIFDLGAVPPVDFGAALDACVDKFRPDLLVFSWRDIQIYAPVGGRAGNPLQNSFEFFYSRNLFIKLRGAFKGLRLFISYYTELWRNLGLIRRATRRARQYRPAARTVVGGGAVSVFYEQLGSSLPKGTIVSVGEGEALLEKLLRGQSLQDERCYIVGETEPRKRLVHEAPAPIEKTACNYAYIDEIWPEFDYYLQDQDFYVGVQTKRGCPHNCCYCIYTVIEGKQVRINPADEVVAEIRQLYDRGIRNFWFTDAQFIPARRFIDDAVELLQKILDAGMNDIHWAAYIRADNLTPELCDLMVKTGMNYFEIGITSGSQELVRKMRMGYNLRVVLQNCRDLAAAGFQDLVSVNYSFNVIDETHETIRQTITYHRELEKIFGKDKVEPAIFFIGLQPHTHLEEYAFKKQMIKPGYNPMSMMPWTAKKLLWNPEPLGSFFGEVCLEAWSRDPDDFGREVMDILEERLGRAPLEEALSAPVEAKPLTLTGSV; from the coding sequence ATGTCCAGCTCCGTCCTTCCAGAGCGTATTCTTTACGTTCGGCTGCCCTGTAATCCAATTTTTCCGATTGGGGTTGTCTATTTAGCCGATCACGTACACAAGCTGTTTCCCCAGGTGCAACAGCGAATTTTCGACCTGGGAGCTGTGCCGCCGGTAGATTTTGGCGCAGCCCTAGACGCTTGTGTGGATAAGTTTCGCCCGGACCTGCTGGTTTTTTCCTGGCGAGACATTCAGATCTATGCGCCTGTGGGTGGACGGGCAGGCAATCCGCTCCAGAACTCTTTTGAGTTTTTCTATTCCCGTAACCTGTTTATCAAGTTACGGGGAGCCTTCAAGGGACTGCGTCTGTTCATCTCTTACTACACCGAGCTGTGGCGCAACCTGGGGTTGATTCGTCGAGCTACGCGCCGGGCTCGGCAGTATCGGCCTGCGGCTCGAACTGTGGTTGGCGGTGGCGCAGTTAGTGTTTTCTACGAGCAACTGGGCTCTAGCCTGCCCAAAGGCACGATTGTCTCAGTGGGCGAAGGCGAAGCCCTGCTAGAGAAACTGTTGCGTGGCCAGAGCCTCCAAGACGAGCGTTGCTACATTGTGGGCGAAACTGAGCCGCGCAAGCGCTTGGTCCATGAAGCACCAGCTCCCATCGAGAAGACCGCTTGCAACTACGCCTATATCGACGAGATTTGGCCAGAGTTTGACTATTATTTGCAAGATCAAGACTTTTACGTGGGCGTGCAGACCAAGCGTGGCTGTCCTCACAATTGCTGCTATTGCATTTACACAGTCATTGAAGGCAAGCAGGTACGCATCAACCCGGCTGATGAGGTCGTAGCCGAGATACGTCAGTTGTACGACCGGGGCATTCGCAATTTTTGGTTTACCGATGCGCAATTTATTCCAGCACGGCGCTTTATTGACGATGCCGTAGAGCTGCTCCAGAAGATTCTGGATGCAGGCATGAATGATATTCACTGGGCTGCCTACATTCGAGCGGACAACCTCACGCCCGAATTGTGCGACCTGATGGTGAAAACCGGCATGAATTATTTTGAAATCGGCATTACCAGTGGTTCGCAAGAACTGGTGCGTAAAATGCGCATGGGCTACAACCTGCGCGTGGTTTTACAAAATTGCCGTGATCTCGCTGCCGCAGGTTTCCAGGATCTGGTCTCAGTTAACTACTCGTTTAATGTCATTGACGAGACCCATGAGACTATTCGCCAAACCATTACTTACCACCGCGAATTAGAAAAGATCTTTGGTAAGGACAAAGTTGAGCCTGCTATCTTTTTTATTGGCCTGCAACCTCACACCCATTTAGAGGAGTACGCCTTTAAAAAGCAGATGATCAAGCCAGGCTATAACCCGATGAGTATGATGCCCTGGACCGCTAAAAAACTGCTTTGGAACCCAGAACCTCTTGGTTCGTTCTTTGGTGAAGTTTGCCTGGAAGCCTGGAGCCGGGATCCCGATGATTTTGGTCGCGAGGTGATGGACATTTTAGAGGAGCGTCTGGGCCGAGCCCCATTGGAAGAAGCGCTGAGCGCCCCAGTTGAGGCGAAACCATTGACTCTAACGGGCTCAGTTTGA
- a CDS encoding glycoside hydrolase family 10 protein: MKRWVSKTVWLRLTCLFCLGLVISLLWCGPSRVFKPQGPISTTELRGVWITTLPSPVLYLPCNVRKTTQQLAQHRFNTIYPNVWSRGYTLYPSKVAKAAMGQKQDPLLNLFRFRGDVLAETVRQGHRQGLSVIPWFEYGLMVPQRSPLARRHPEWLTRSRLPKPIQRPQSLLNKLQLWLLGGELVWLNPMQPQVQQFIVDLITEVVKTYPVDGIQLDDHFALPVNLGYDPFTIERYRQEHGGKAPPTDPHEPEWMRWRAKQLTGLMRKIVQSVRAVKPDCLISLSPNSQAFAYRSSLQDWSTWVSRGLIDELILQVYRPDLASFQAELRQPAIQKAKQQIPVGVGIYTGSWRQRLPMKMLTQQVQLARRMGFEGVSFFYWESLWSYDWAEGRRQRQAGFKTLFAAPAKRPK; the protein is encoded by the coding sequence ATGAAGCGATGGGTCAGCAAAACAGTTTGGTTACGGTTAACCTGTTTGTTCTGCTTAGGGTTAGTAATCTCACTGCTCTGGTGTGGACCTAGCCGAGTATTCAAACCTCAAGGTCCCATCTCAACGACTGAATTGAGAGGAGTTTGGATTACGACCTTGCCTAGCCCAGTATTGTACTTGCCCTGTAACGTACGCAAGACAACACAACAGCTAGCGCAACACCGCTTCAATACGATTTACCCCAATGTTTGGAGCCGAGGCTACACGCTCTACCCCAGCAAGGTTGCCAAAGCGGCAATGGGGCAAAAACAAGATCCGCTATTGAACCTGTTCAGGTTCCGCGGGGATGTGCTGGCAGAAACAGTTCGGCAGGGACATCGGCAGGGTTTGAGCGTCATTCCCTGGTTCGAGTATGGCCTAATGGTGCCTCAACGCTCGCCCTTAGCTCGTCGGCATCCAGAATGGCTCACTCGCAGTAGACTGCCAAAGCCAATTCAGCGTCCACAATCACTTCTGAACAAACTGCAGCTGTGGTTGTTGGGGGGCGAGTTAGTGTGGCTCAACCCGATGCAGCCGCAAGTGCAACAGTTCATTGTCGACCTCATTACAGAGGTGGTCAAAACCTATCCGGTGGATGGCATCCAACTCGATGACCACTTTGCACTGCCAGTCAATCTAGGCTACGACCCGTTCACCATTGAACGCTATCGTCAGGAGCACGGTGGCAAAGCTCCCCCAACCGACCCGCATGAGCCAGAATGGATGCGCTGGCGAGCTAAGCAACTCACAGGTCTGATGCGCAAGATTGTGCAGTCTGTACGAGCCGTTAAGCCTGACTGCCTAATCAGTTTGTCTCCGAATTCGCAGGCGTTTGCCTATCGATCTTCGTTGCAAGACTGGTCCACTTGGGTGAGCCGAGGGCTGATCGACGAGTTAATTTTGCAGGTTTATCGTCCTGACTTAGCAAGCTTTCAAGCTGAATTGCGGCAACCGGCGATCCAGAAAGCGAAGCAGCAAATTCCTGTAGGCGTTGGCATTTACACCGGCTCATGGCGACAGCGTCTACCCATGAAAATGCTGACCCAACAAGTGCAGCTAGCCCGGCGGATGGGCTTCGAGGGCGTTTCTTTTTTCTACTGGGAAAGCCTGTGGAGTTATGACTGGGCAGAAGGGCGTAGGCAGCGTCAAGCAGGATTCAAAACGTTATTTGCAGCTCCAGCCAAACGGCCTAAGTAA
- a CDS encoding phytanoyl-CoA dioxygenase family protein codes for MIQSIAKATFTTANLDQFAQELNQDGICVIRGLFERKLIEEWAQAFDSLFQERQNRPGGLAPREQARYYLTFPWIAPFANTEVFANSVISGILNRVFAQEYVMVQMGADIPLQGSEYQEVHRDFRPLFTDQILTPLYAVAVNFPLVEVTAENGPFQMARGTHRMSRDEGLAKVATGEIPLESFYMQLGDVMIRSPLALHRGSPNRTDQPRPMVVMGYAMHWLHTPKVDLALPRNYYESLPEQTQRLLRCEVIDDPSEVRAETYINFKY; via the coding sequence ATGATTCAAAGCATAGCTAAAGCCACTTTTACGACGGCTAATCTCGACCAATTTGCGCAAGAACTGAACCAAGACGGCATCTGTGTTATTCGTGGCCTTTTCGAGCGCAAGCTAATAGAAGAGTGGGCTCAAGCCTTTGATTCCTTGTTCCAGGAGCGTCAAAACAGACCGGGTGGTTTAGCTCCACGAGAACAAGCCCGCTACTATCTCACCTTTCCCTGGATTGCGCCGTTCGCCAATACCGAGGTGTTTGCGAACTCTGTAATTTCAGGCATCCTTAATCGCGTATTCGCTCAAGAGTATGTGATGGTTCAAATGGGCGCAGACATTCCCCTTCAGGGTTCAGAGTATCAAGAAGTTCACCGGGACTTCCGCCCCTTGTTCACGGATCAAATCTTGACGCCACTTTATGCCGTGGCAGTCAATTTCCCACTGGTCGAAGTAACCGCAGAGAATGGTCCTTTTCAGATGGCTCGTGGGACACACCGAATGTCTCGAGATGAGGGACTGGCGAAAGTTGCTACTGGTGAAATTCCCCTAGAGTCTTTCTACATGCAGCTTGGAGACGTGATGATCCGTTCTCCTCTGGCATTACACCGAGGCTCTCCCAATCGAACCGATCAACCTAGGCCAATGGTGGTCATGGGCTATGCAATGCATTGGCTGCACACGCCAAAAGTAGATTTGGCTCTGCCCCGTAACTATTACGAAAGTTTGCCAGAACAAACGCAGCGGTTGTTGCGCTGCGAAGTAATCGATGACCCATCAGAGGTAAGAGCTGAGACTTACATCAATTTCAAGTATTGA
- a CDS encoding glycoside hydrolase family 43 protein, with the protein MSQTEPTSDSVTTARTYTNPVYPGYFADPFVWQHEGIYYAIGTGPAEAAGEVDKSTQQLVFPLLRSTDFINWHSAGKALRRPDPALGDNFWAPEIAYSAGKFYLYYSVGHEDKRHQLRVAISENPLGPYEDLGEPLLDPDSCPFTIDPHAFQDDDGQWYLFYARDFLDTEAGVRAGTALMVAPLQEMTRLVGEGNVVLRARSDWQRFLADRPMYGGIYDWHTLEGPCVRKHGGRYYCLYSGGRWETESYGVDYGVAESVMGPYSDVGNETGPRVLRSVPGQVLGPGHNSVAVGPDGQTEYIVYHAWDTDMEARRMCLDPLVWTPDGPRSGGPTWTPQSAITR; encoded by the coding sequence ATGTCTCAAACTGAACCGACATCTGACTCTGTTACTACAGCACGAACCTACACAAACCCGGTCTATCCAGGCTATTTTGCCGATCCCTTCGTTTGGCAGCATGAGGGTATTTATTACGCTATCGGCACAGGCCCAGCAGAAGCCGCAGGCGAAGTGGACAAGAGCACTCAACAGCTTGTTTTTCCCCTTTTGCGCTCAACTGATTTTATAAACTGGCACTCTGCGGGCAAGGCTTTGAGGCGTCCAGATCCTGCGCTTGGTGATAATTTTTGGGCCCCTGAAATTGCCTACTCAGCGGGTAAATTCTATCTTTATTACTCAGTAGGGCATGAGGACAAAAGACACCAGCTCCGCGTTGCGATCAGTGAGAATCCCCTAGGCCCCTATGAAGATTTAGGAGAACCTCTGCTAGACCCCGACTCCTGCCCATTCACCATCGATCCGCATGCCTTCCAGGATGACGACGGGCAGTGGTATCTGTTCTACGCCCGCGACTTCTTAGACACAGAGGCTGGGGTGCGAGCTGGTACTGCCTTGATGGTTGCTCCCCTGCAAGAGATGACGAGACTAGTTGGGGAGGGCAATGTGGTTCTACGAGCCCGCTCCGATTGGCAGCGTTTCCTAGCGGACCGTCCTATGTACGGTGGTATTTATGATTGGCACACCTTGGAAGGTCCTTGTGTTCGTAAGCATGGGGGGCGTTACTACTGTCTCTACAGCGGCGGGCGCTGGGAGACTGAAAGCTATGGGGTAGATTATGGCGTTGCCGAAAGCGTGATGGGTCCCTACTCAGACGTAGGGAATGAGACAGGCCCACGCGTGCTGCGCTCCGTCCCTGGTCAAGTTCTGGGCCCCGGTCATAACTCAGTAGCAGTTGGCCCAGATGGCCAGACGGAGTACATCGTTTACCACGCTTGGGACACAGACATGGAAGCGCGACGGATGTGCTTAGACCCATTAGTCTGGACACCCGATGGTCCGCGCTCTGGCGGTCCTACCTGGACGCCGCAATCTGCGATTACGCGGTGA
- a CDS encoding RNA polymerase sigma factor, RpoD/SigA family: MQASNTVDGRVTKTASGRDFTADMVRTYLHEIGRVPLLTHEQEILFGKQVQQMMKLREAQEVLASNLGHDPTDQEWSEQVNLSIEELHAVLERGQRAKRRMMEANLRLVVSVAKKYQKRNLELLDLIQEGTLGLERGVDKFDPMRGFKFSTYAYWWIRQAITRAIAQQSRTIRLPVHITEKLNKIKGTQRQLSQELGRTATAGEIADRLGLKAEQIRECLQIARQPVSLELRVGDNQDTELGDLLEHDGPSPEDHTTRESLRDDLNSLLDELTPQQREVLSLRYGLRDGQELSLAKVGKQLSISRERVRQLENQALDKLRRRKAAVREYLAS, translated from the coding sequence ATGCAAGCAAGCAATACAGTTGACGGGCGGGTTACCAAAACCGCCAGTGGTCGCGATTTTACGGCTGATATGGTGCGAACTTATCTGCACGAGATCGGGCGCGTACCACTACTGACCCACGAGCAGGAAATCCTGTTCGGTAAGCAGGTGCAGCAGATGATGAAGCTGCGCGAGGCCCAAGAGGTTCTAGCCAGTAATCTGGGGCATGACCCAACTGACCAGGAATGGTCTGAGCAGGTCAATCTCAGTATAGAGGAGCTGCATGCCGTTTTGGAGCGGGGGCAGCGAGCTAAAAGACGAATGATGGAAGCAAATTTGCGTCTGGTCGTCTCGGTTGCCAAGAAATACCAAAAGCGCAACCTGGAACTGCTTGACCTGATTCAGGAAGGAACGCTGGGCTTAGAGCGGGGGGTAGACAAGTTCGATCCTATGCGCGGCTTCAAGTTCTCGACCTATGCGTACTGGTGGATCCGTCAGGCAATCACGCGTGCCATTGCCCAGCAAAGCCGTACTATTCGTCTGCCCGTCCACATCACCGAAAAGCTTAACAAGATCAAGGGCACTCAGCGGCAGTTGTCTCAAGAGCTAGGACGCACAGCTACCGCTGGTGAGATTGCTGACCGCTTGGGGCTAAAGGCAGAACAAATTCGGGAATGTCTGCAAATCGCTCGTCAACCAGTCTCCTTGGAGCTGCGAGTGGGTGACAACCAGGACACCGAATTAGGCGATCTGCTAGAGCACGATGGTCCGTCACCAGAAGACCATACGACGCGGGAATCTCTGCGTGATGATCTCAACAGCCTACTGGATGAGCTGACGCCTCAGCAGCGTGAAGTGCTCTCTTTGCGCTATGGCCTCCGCGATGGCCAAGAGCTTTCCTTAGCGAAAGTGGGCAAGCAGCTCAGCATCAGCCGGGAGCGGGTACGCCAGCTTGAGAATCAAGCCCTGGACAAGCTGCGGCGGCGTAAAGCTGCAGTGAGAGAGTACTTAGCTAGCTAA
- a CDS encoding gamma carbonic anhydrase family protein, giving the protein MSTLPAWLQVPDLSAAAFVAANATVIGQVEVDPGSSIWYTAVLRGDVERIQIGAFTNIQDGAVLHGDPGRITRLEDHVTVGHRAVIHAAHVEQGSLIGIGAVVLDGVRVGAGSIVAAGSIVTRDVPAHTLVAGVPAKPVRELSEEEVADLIQHARNYEQLALAHAGKNPSFTWPQATSP; this is encoded by the coding sequence GTGTCAACCTTACCAGCCTGGCTTCAAGTTCCTGATCTCTCTGCCGCTGCCTTCGTCGCTGCGAATGCGACCGTCATTGGTCAAGTCGAAGTCGATCCTGGATCGAGTATTTGGTACACCGCTGTTCTCCGAGGCGATGTTGAGCGGATTCAGATTGGCGCTTTTACCAACATTCAGGACGGTGCTGTTCTGCACGGTGACCCAGGGCGCATAACGCGCTTAGAAGACCATGTCACGGTTGGACATCGAGCTGTGATTCATGCAGCCCACGTTGAGCAGGGAAGCTTGATTGGTATTGGTGCTGTTGTGCTAGATGGTGTTCGGGTAGGAGCTGGCAGTATTGTAGCGGCAGGGTCGATTGTTACCCGAGATGTGCCTGCTCATACCCTGGTTGCAGGCGTGCCGGCTAAACCCGTCCGAGAATTATCTGAAGAAGAGGTTGCAGATCTAATTCAACACGCCCGCAACTACGAGCAGCTGGCGCTAGCCCATGCAGGTAAAAACCCTAGCTTTACTTGGCCCCAAGCGACTTCTCCCTGA
- a CDS encoding TIGR02652 family protein, which yields MTNPALQYPIFGPEIQCPHCRHVIPALTLTDTYLCQRHGAFEADPKTKELVHLQSSRHWRLWGDEWYRQHTHPDGIRFEIHEALDRLYTQGYRATRVIIAHRYHDLVSAYLERTTPWRGQRDQESGTRHRLYGLPVEFSPTADEDARWGVINFDLIKEPGTPIRYPYFRLFE from the coding sequence ATGACGAACCCAGCCCTTCAATATCCCATTTTTGGGCCGGAGATCCAGTGTCCCCACTGTCGCCACGTAATTCCCGCCCTGACCCTGACTGATACTTACCTTTGCCAGCGTCACGGGGCGTTTGAGGCTGATCCCAAAACTAAAGAGCTGGTTCACTTGCAATCCAGCCGGCACTGGCGTCTATGGGGCGATGAATGGTATCGCCAGCACACCCACCCTGATGGGATCCGTTTTGAGATTCATGAGGCATTAGACCGGCTTTACACGCAGGGTTATCGAGCAACCCGCGTAATTATTGCTCATCGCTATCACGATTTGGTCAGTGCCTATTTGGAGCGTACAACGCCTTGGCGAGGCCAGCGAGACCAAGAGAGTGGAACTCGGCACCGCCTCTATGGGTTGCCCGTCGAATTCAGCCCCACTGCTGACGAAGATGCACGCTGGGGAGTGATCAATTTCGACTTGATCAAGGAGCCAGGAACACCCATCCGTTACCCTTACTTCCGGCTCTTCGAGTGA
- a CDS encoding VOC family protein — MSGLQLSLHHMSVRTADIFQAIRFYELLGFEVQERFTTGMTLACWLAGPGGRLELIQIPEPKPAPDAFGDEHYVGYYHLSFQVENLNQLLTGLKEQWPLQLQVLLEPTEQLIGEQQYRVAFIADPDGLPIEFLQPL, encoded by the coding sequence GTGAGTGGCTTGCAGCTCAGCCTGCATCACATGTCGGTGCGCACTGCGGATATCTTCCAAGCAATCCGATTTTATGAGTTGCTTGGCTTTGAGGTTCAGGAGCGTTTCACCACTGGCATGACCCTAGCCTGCTGGCTAGCTGGTCCCGGAGGTCGTCTAGAGCTCATTCAAATCCCTGAGCCCAAACCTGCACCTGATGCCTTTGGGGACGAGCACTACGTAGGCTACTATCACCTGTCTTTTCAGGTGGAAAATTTGAACCAGCTGCTCACGGGCTTGAAGGAACAGTGGCCACTTCAACTTCAGGTGTTACTAGAGCCCACAGAGCAGTTGATTGGTGAGCAACAGTACCGAGTGGCTTTCATTGCTGATCCAGATGGCTTACCCATCGAATTTCTGCAGCCTCTCTAG